The Streptomyces racemochromogenes DNA segment CAGCATCCGCACCGGCACCTGCCTGCCGTCGAGCACGGCCCAGAACTCGATGTCGGTCTCGTAGGAGTCGAAGGGGTAGTCGCTGATCGACCCGGCCGTGAGCGCGACCTGCACGTCCCGGGTCGTGATCCGCTCGTGCGCCCTGAACGCGAGGTCGCCGAGGGTCGCCGCGGAGGTCTGCAGGCCGAGGTCGGCCACCGGGGCGCTCCCGTCCTCCTCCCCGAGGGTCCCGCGCGGGGTGACCCGGACCCGCAGGACCAGCTCCCTGGACGCGGCGTCGACGCGCTGCACGGTGGCCCGCACGTCCACCCGGTCGGCGGCCGCGGAGCCGGCCGTGTGCACCCGGTCGAGCGCCTGCCGCTCGGAGAACTGCAGCCACGACCCCACCCCCACCGCCACCACGATCAGGACGGCGATGGGGAGCAGCACCGGCAGGAGTGACGTTCCGGAACGGCGGGGGCTGCGTGGGTCCCAGGTGGGGGCCATGGCGACTCCGGCGGGAGGGGAGGGGCGGTGACCGCGGTGTGATCCTCGTCCACCGGGCCGCCCGACCGCCGCATCCGGCCGGGGCGTGTCGGCGCGCGCCGGCGCCTCCGGGCCCGGCCCGGCGGAGTCCGCGCCGGCTCAGGCCCCGGGAGCCCGGGCCGGCAGGCGCAGGCCCACGACCGCTCCGCCGCCGTCGGCCGTGCGGGCGAACACGGTGCCCCCGTCAGCCGAGACCAGCTCGTGGACGATGGCCAGGCCCAGTCCGGACCCCGGCGTGCCCTGGGTGCCGGGCCCCCGGTGGAAGCGGTCGAAGACGGCCCGTTCCTGGCCCGCCGGGATCCCCGGCCCCCGGTCGTGGACCTGGACCCGCGGCCCGTCCACCCGGACCAGGACCGGGCTGCCGGGCGGGCTGAACTTCACGGCGTTGCTCAGCAGGTTGTCCAGGCACCGCTGCACCGCGCGCGGCCGGGCGTACACGGTCCCGCCCCGCGCCGCGTCGACCGTGACGGGGCGTCCCGTGCGCCGGCGGCAGCGGTGGGCGGCGTCCTCGGCCGCCTCCGCGAGGTCGACCGCCTCGGGCCGCTCCCCGGTGTGGCGGTCGGTGGCCAGCTCGACGACCTCCCGGACCAGGTCGTCCAGGGCCACCGTCTCGCGGACCAGGGTCGCGAGGATCTGCTCCTCGTCCCCGGGGGCGAGCCGCCCCCGGGCCCGCTGGAGCAGTTCGGCGCTGCCGCGCACCGAGGTCAGCGGGGTGCGCAGCTCGTGCCCGGCGTCCTCGACCAGCTGGCGCTGCTGGGCGCGGGAGCGGCGCAGCGCGTCCAGCATGGCCTCGAAGCTGCGGGTGAGCCGGCCGATCTCGTCCCGCCCGGCGGGCGGCAGGTCGGCCTCCAGGTCCTGGGTGGTGCTGATCCGGTGCGCGGCGCCGACCAGGCGGTTCACGGGCCGCAGGATCCGGCCCAGGACCCACCAGCTCAGGAGCGCGGCCACCGCGGTGGCGGCGGCCGTGGTCCAGGTGATCCGCCACATGAACCCCCGGTCGAGGGCTGCGGCACCGCTGTAGCTCTGCGCCACCATGACCGCCCCGCCGGCCGGGAGCGGCAGGGTGAGGATCCCGTACTCCGTGCCCTCCACGACCACGTCCTCCCGGCTGCTGCCCGCGCCCGTACGGGCCACCCGCGCGGCCGCCTCGGACACCGGCAGGCGGGAGGCGGGGCCGGGGCGGACGCTCCCGTCGGCGAGCAGGACCTGCTCGGTCGTGCCCGGCCGGGCGGGCGGGGTGCGGCCGGCGTCGAGCAGGGCGACCACGGCCCCGGCCCGGTCCTCCAGACCGCGTTCGAGTTCGTCCCCGACGAGGACACCGATGCCCCGGTAGGAGGTGAAGGCGGCGAACAGCATCGCCAGGCCCGCGGCCGCGACGACCACCAGCGTGATCTTCGTACGGAGCATCAGGCCGGCCGCACCGTGTACCCGACGTTGCGCACGGTGTGCACGATCCGCGGCGCCCCGCCCTCCTCGGTCTTGCGGCGCAGGTAGCCGATGTAGACGTCGAGGGAGCGCGAGCTGGTGTCGAAGTCGAAGCCCCAGATGCGCTCGTAGATCTGACCGCGCGTCAACACGGCGCCCTGGTGCGTCAGGAGCAGCTCCAGGACGTCGAACTCCGTCTTCGTCAGGTCCAGGACCAGGCTTCCCCGGACGGCGCTGCGCGCGCCCGGGTCCAGGACCAGGTCCCCGGCGGCGAGCACCCCGGGGGCGGCCGGCCCCGGCTCGGTGCGCCGCAGCAACGCCCTGATCCGGGCGAGGAGTTCGTCCGTGGCGAAGGGTTTGGCGAGGTAGTCGTCCGCGCCCGCGTCCAGGCCGGCCACCCGGTCGCCGACCTGGTCGCGGGCGGTCAGCACCAGGACCGGCAGCCGGTCGCCGCGCCGACGCAGGGTCCGGCACAGCGACAGCCCGTCCAGTCCGGGCATGACCACGTCCACCAGGGCCAGGTCCGGCTCCTCCCGGTCCACCGCCGCCAGGCCCTGGAGCCCGTCGGCCGCCTGCACCACCCGGTACCCCTCGAAGCGCAGCAGCTGGTCCAGGGTGCTGCGTACGCCCGGATCGTCCTCGACGACCAGCACCGTGCGGCGGTGCGCCGTGATCGCGTCAGTCATGTGATCATCATCGCCGGTGGCGGGAGTGGTCACCGCGGCGGCCCGTCAGCGCCGGACCGGGGTCACGGAGATCGGCTCGACGGCCTTCGCGCAGCCGGTGTCGCCCGTGCGGCCGGTACGGATGAACCGGGTGGAGAGGTCCACGACGCAGCCGCTGCGCTCCATCTCCGGCACGTGCCCGGTGTTGCGGACCGAGACGAAGCGGCTGTCGCGGAACTGCCGGGCGGCCTGCCGTCCGTTGGCGTCGGGGGTGTTGGCGTCGAGGTCGCCGGAGAGCACCAGGACGGGTACGTCGGGCATCCGGGGGTGGGTCGGCTGGGGCCCGGCGGTGTTCTCCCGCGGCCAGCCGATGCAGACGTCACCGCCGTCGGTGGGGCCCTCCAGATAGCCGGCCGGGCTGAACGCGCCGAACGCGCCGGGACGGGTCGCGGCGAGCGCCTCGCGGTACTGGCGCCACCGCTCGGGCAGCGGAGCCGCGGCCTTCCATGGCTTGCGGTAGTCGTTGCAGACCACGGCGATGTACGGGGCCTGGTCCTCGGCGGAACCGGTGGAGCCCTCCGCGCGCACCAGGTCCAGCAGCGGCCCGCGGTCCCCGGCGGTGAAGCGGTCCAGGGCGTGCGGCAGACCGCCGAGCAGGGACGGGCCGCCCGGATCCGCGCCGACCTCCCGGCTCGCCCCCTCGTAGACGAGGCCGGCGAGCTTGCCCTCCGTCAGGCGCATCCGGAACGGCGCCGCCCCCTCCAGCGGGACGTCCACGTCGACGGGCCTCTCGCGCAGGGCGGCGGCGGTGGCCGCCAGGTCCCGTACGGCCTTGTCGCCGTCGCAGGCGGGCCTGCCCCCGGCCTCGGGACGGGCGGCGCTGCGCTCGCAGATCCGGCGCAGCGACAGCGAGACGGCCTGCGCCCCGGGCCGGTTCAGCGGGTCGAAGGCGAGCGGGTACGCCCCGGACAGGACGACGTTCCGGACGTGCCCGGGGTGGCGCGAGGCGTAGACCGGCATCAGGTAGGTGCCGTACGACAGCCCGTACAGGGTGAGTCCGTCCACGCCGAGCCGCGCACGGATCGCGTCGAGGTCGTCGGCGGTGGCGGCCGTGGTGTAGCCCCGGGCGCGCGGCCCCAGGTTCGCGGCGCAGCGGGTGACGGCGTCGCGCTGCTGCTCACGGGTGCCCAGGCGGTACTCGGCGTCGGTCACCCCGCAGGGCATCCGCTGGGACCTTCCGGTGCCCCGGGGGTCGACGAGCAGCAGGTCGTGGTCGCCGAGCAGGTCCCTCAGCACCTCGCCGAAGACCGGCGCCCGGTCGATGGCCACCTCGCCGGGGCCGCCGGGGTTGACGGCGACCGTCCCCTTGGCGGGACCGGGGGAGCGGTGGCGGACGACCGCGTAGGCCACGTCGACCGTGCCCAGTGCGGGGTCGCCGCTCACCAGGGGGCGGGTCGCCGAGCCGCAGTCCACCCGGTGCCCCTCGACGGTCGGACACCACGTCGGGCGGGCCGTGCCGCCCGCCGCCGCGGCCGTCACCGCCGGCAGCGTGGAGAAGAGCAGCGCCGCCGCCCCCGCCACCAGTCCCGCCCGTCGCAGCACACCCGTGCCCTTCATGCCCATGTCCACTCCCGGGGTCGTCCGTCGTCCGTCGTCTGTCGTGCGTCGGCCGGGCGTCGCGCCCCGCCGTGCACACGACTGTGCCGGGCGCCTTTCAGGGCCACGGCAGAGCGACGGCAAAGACGTGTAAGAACGGGGAGCCCGACGGGGCCCCGGGCCCGATCTCGTGGATTCGCCGCGCCGTCGAGCGTGTGGCCCGGGTGCGCCGAGCGCGAGGGTGTTTGCTGTGCGCAGGCCGGCCCACGGGGGCGCGGCCCCGTACGACGGAGGAGCCGGGAACATGAAGTTCGCGCAGATCATCGACTTCGAGACGGAACGCATCGACGAGGCGCGCGAGCTGCTGCGCGCGTACGAGGAGCAGGCCCGCTCGCAGGGGCGCGACGGTGCCCCCGTCGCCCGCACCCTGCTCAAGGACCGCGCCAACCCCAACCGGTACCTCGCGGTGGTGCAGTTCGAGTCCCACGAGGCGGCGATGGCGAACAGCGACGCGCCCGAGACCAGCGAGCTGGCCCAGGCGCTCTCGGCGCTGATGACGAGGCCCGCCGCCTACACCGACTGCGACATCGTGGAGCACCAGAGCATGCGCTGACACCGCGGCTGGACACCCACCCCTGTGTCGTAACAAGATTGGTTACGACACAGGGGCGGGTGCGTGCGCGTACGTGCCTCCGGACGGCGGGAGGTCCCATGAGCGCGAGCAGCCGGATGACCGTGGCCACGCACACGCTGACCTGGATGGCGCGGGTCTGCCCCCAGCGGCCCGGCGGCATCGTGACCTCCGAGCAGATCGCCGCCAGCGTCGCCACCAACCCCGTCGTCATCCGCCGCACCCTCGGGAGCCTGCGGGACGCCGGGCTGGTGGAGTCGCAGCGGGGGCGGGGCGCGGGCTGGCGGCTGGCCCGCGCCCCCGAATCGATCACGCTGAGGGACGTCCACCTCGCGGTCGAGCCCGACCCGCTGATCCCCCTGCACGCCTCGCCGCCCAACCGGGACTGCCCCGTCGCGCGGGGCATCCCCGCCGTCCTCCGCGGGGTCTACGACCGCGCGGAGGAGGCGATGAAGGCCGAACTGGCGGCCGTCACCGTCGCCGACGTGGCGAGGGCGACGGTTCCCGGAAGCTGAGCGCCCCGTGTTCCGCGACGGCCGGCCCCGCCGGGGCCGGCCTCTCCTTCGGCCGTTGTCGTAACCATTTCTGTTACATCCTCCTTGAGATGAAGGACCGTACGCGAGTGATCACCACGGAACGCCTCCGACTGCGCCCCCTCACCGAAGCCGACGCCGACTGGTGGGTCGGCCTCCACGCCGACGAGGAGGTCAACCGCTTCGTCGGCGGCTACACACCGGAACAGGCCGCGGCCCGCCTGCGCGCGATCCAGGACCAGTGGGAGCGGCGCGGCCACGGACTGTGCGCCGTCGAACTGCGCGGCACCGGCGAGTTGATCGGGCGCAGCGGCCTCAACTGGTGGGAGCAGTTCGACGAGACCGAGATCGGCTGGACCTTCGCCCGCGCCCACTGGGGGCGCGGCTACGCCACCGAAGCGGCCGAGGCGGTGCTCGCGTGGGGCTTCGGGACGCTGCGGCTCCAGCGGATCACCGCCATGATCCATCACGGCAACACCGCCTCCACCGCGGTGGCCTCGCGCCTCGGCTTCGCGCGGCTGCGCGAGGACACCGTCCTGGACCGCCCCTGCACCGTCTTCGCCCTGGACCGGGAGGACTTCGCGTCCCGCTGACCGCTACTGGTTCGGGTCGAAGGGGATGCCCGCCGGCTTGGCCTTCGCCAGGTGGGAGGCGAAGGAGCCGTCCTTGAGGCCGAAGTGCGCGCTGCCGAAGTCCGCCTGGCTCAGCTTGTCCCGGAGCGTCGCGGGATAGCCCGACCAGCCGACGAGCGCCGGGAACTGCCAGGTGCCCCGGTGGTTCTCGGGCGGTTCGTCGTTTCCGTTGGCCGGGCGGAAGCAGTGCGTGCCGACGCCGTCCTTGTGGTAGACGATCTTGGGGTGGGTGCCGTCCCAGCGGATCTGGTCGCGGGGGTAGGTGTTGAAGTCGCCGTGGGCGGAGGTGGAGACGTACTTCGCCTCGCCGCCCTGGATCCACACCACCACGTGCTCCCAGTCGTGGCGGTGCCCGCCGAGGCTGATGCCCGGGATGGCCTGGTCCTTCTCAAAGTAGAGCGCGTACGCCACGGCACACCAGCCGTTGTTGCAGGCGGCCCGGGAATAGCCGTTGGTGTTGGCGAGGTCCGAGGCGTCGCGGCAGTTCCCGTTCAGCGCGCCGGTCGGGTTGAGGCCGCCGTTCAGGACGCCGGCCGGGCCGATGGCGGGCGTCGGGTAGCAGCCGTCCGTGTCGTAGTCGTACGCGGGCTGGAAGGCCAGCTCGACGGCGTCGGCGTTCACGGGCAGGGCCGGGGGCGGAGCCGCGAAGGCCACCTGCGGCACGGCGAGGACCAGGGTCAGGGCGGCGCCGACGGCGACCGATGCCCTGCGGGTGTGACGGATGTGACGACTCGTCCGCAAAGCGGCCTCCGGCTGGTCGGGTTCGGCGTCCGGCGCGGAGCCCGGCCGGTGCGGCGGGCGCGCCGCAAGCATCATTCGCGACCCCGGGTGGCACGACAAGGGGCACGACGCCCCCTCTTGGGCCCGGCCGGAGCGTGCGCCCGGGGAGTCCCGGGCGCACGTCCGCCGCCGATCAGGTCCGGTAGCGGTACATGATGCGGCCGCGGGTCAGGTCATAGGTGCTGACTTCCACGAGCACCCGGTCGAACGGCAGGATCCTGATGCGGTGTTTGCGGATCTTGCCGCTGATGTGCGCGAGCACGTGGTGCCCGTTCTGGAGTTCCACCGTGAAGGTGGCGTTGCGCAGGCACTCGACGACGGTGCCCTCGATCTCCAGGCCCTTCGATGTTCTTGCCAATGTCCCTCGTCTCTCGGATCGGGGTGCGGGTGCGGATGGGGGAAGGCGGGTCCGGCGGGGCGGTGTCAGTGGCGCACGAGCTCCACGTTGCCGCCCGTCCGGCGTGCGCCGATGCCCTCGAACAGCGTGATCGCGGCCGTGTTGGACTCGTCCACCTCGGCCCAGGCCGAGTCGGTCCCGCTGTGGTGCAGCGAGCCCAGCGCGTGGGCCAGGAGCGCCCGCCCGATGCCCCGGCGGTGCTCGCCGGCGCGTACGGCCACCAGCCCGATCCGCGCCCGGCGGGGGACCGGCGCCACCCGCACCAGCCCCACGTACGCGCCGTCGCGGACCGCCACCGTGAACCTCGAAGGGTCCAGCGGCGACGGCCCGTTCGGGCGGGGCAGGACCTCGGCCGGCATGGTCCGCCAGCCGGGACCGGCCTCGGCCTCCTCGCGGACCGCCCGGTGCAGGGCGCGCAGCAGGTCCGCGTCCGCCTGCGTGCCGGGCAGGATCCGCACACCGGCGGGTGTCCGCGACGGGTCGAGTCCGCTCTCGCGCGGGTCGGTGGGCAGGACGTACTCGCGCTCACGGCGTCCGGCCGTGAAACCGGCCCGCTCCCAGCGGGACTTCAGGCCGGTGTCGGCCTCGCCCACCAGGGTGTGGAGAGGGGCCGGAAGGTCCGCCAGGAGGGCTGCGGCGAGCCGGTCGAAGGCCTCGTCCCGCCACGCGTCGATGCTGACGAAGAGCCGGCCGTCGGGCCGTCGCGAGACATCGCCGTGGCCGACGACCCGGCCCTCGTCCAGTGCCTGCCACCGGGTCTCGTCCACCCGGTTGATGATCACGGTGTCCATGGTTTGTCGCCTTTCGGGAGTGCCTGGTTGCGCGGGCGCTCCCGACGACGACACCTAGGTCGGTCGTACACCGTGACGGAAGTCGGGGAGCACCCACCTCGATACAGCCTTCATGGGTGTCACCTCCTCCGGTCCTGTCACGGCGTTCCGCACCCTAGCAACGGGCGGCTGGGCGTCTCATCCGATTTATTCGCGGCCGGGCATCTCCGGCATGTCCGGCCGGCTCCCGCCGTGGCCCGGGCCTAGCCTTCACCCCGGTACGCCGCGGAGGGAGAGGCTGATGAACAGCACGACGGGGTTCGACCTCGGACCGCAGGCGGCCGTCGTCGCCGCACTGGTCGCCGGCGTCCCCGACGCCCGGCTCGGCGGCCCGACCCCCTGCCCCGACTACCCGGTGGGCGAACTGCTGGGCCACCTGGCGGGTTTGGCCGAAGCCTTCCGCGACGCGGCCCGCAAGGACCTGGGCCCCACGACCGACACGCCCCCGGGCACGGCCGCGCCCCGGCTGCCCGCCGACTGGCGCGAGCGGCTGCCGAGGCTGCTCGGCGAGCTGGCCGAGGCCTGGCGGGACCCGGCCGCCTGGAGCGGCATGACCCGCGCGGGCGGCGTCGACCTGCCCGGTGCCGTCGCCGCCGCGGTGGCCGCCGACGAACTGGTCGTCCACGGCTGGGACCTCGCCCGGGCCACCGGCCAGGACTACGCACCCGACCGGGTCGCGCTGGGGGTGTCGTACGACTTCCTGCTCGCGGCCGCCGAGGAGGACGACCGCGGCGGGGGCGTCTTCGGGCCCGTCGTGCCCGTGCCGGACGGCGCCCCGCTGCTGGACCGGACGGTCGGGCTGAGCGGTCGCGCCCCGTACTGGACCCCGTCGGAGCCCTCCTGACGCACCGTGGGAGGGAACGGTTCAGCTGTTGGTCATGATCCGTTCGTATGTCATGTGAAATATCACATGACATACGAACGGGCCCGCGCGAGCGGGCACCGCGCCATGACGACGAGGAGAACCCCAGTGAACCGCCTGGCCCTTCTGACGGCCGCCGCCGTCGGCCTGACCGCCCTCACCGGCGCCCCCGCCATCGCCGCCACCCCCGCGGCCGCCACCGAGACCGTCACCTCCTGCGGCAGCCCGGGGCTCCAGGCCGGCCTGAACACCCGGGTGTGCGTCGAGGTAAGCGGGACCACCGTCGTGGTCCACGGCAAGGTCGGCCTGGCCGGTCCGCCCTCCCCGGGCAGCCCGGCGCCCGAACCGAGGGAGCTGCTCACGACCCTGTCCGCCGAGGTCGTCGGCGCAGGCGCGCCCGTCACCCAGGCGAAGCCGGTCGTCTTCACCGCGGCCGGCCTCGAGGTGCGCGGCCCGGCCGCTTCCGTCCCCTGCGGGGCGACCGTACGCGCCGCCTTCGGCGTGGCCTCGTTCCCCTGGGCCGCCCGGCCCGTCGTCCACGAGGTCACCGTCACCTGCTGAGCGCCGCCCCTACCCCCGGCCCCCCGCCAGGGCCCGCTCGCCGGCGGCGCACCCCTCCCGCAGCGCCGCCAGTCCGGCCGGCGGCAGCCGCAGCGACGCGCCCCGCCGGCCGGCGTCCAGCCGCGCGGCACCCGCGTCGAGCCACCGGGGGAGGGGCTCGACGCCGATGAAGCCGGCCAGCCTCGCGAGCTCCTCGCGGGGCCGGTCGAGCAGGTCCTCGTAGGCCAGCGTGGTGCGCATCGGCGCCGGAACCCCGTCGAGGTGCGCCACGCCCCGGACGACGATCTCCGACCACAGCGCCGCGAAACCCGCCACCGGCAGCTCCCGTTCCAGCACCAGCGCCGGATCGAAGCGGTCCGCCAGCAGCGCGGACAGTTCGGGCGGCAGGGACCGGACCTGTTCCCCGGTCAGCTCCTCCACGCGCTCGGCCCCCGTCCGGGCCAGGATCTCCCGCATCAGGAAGATCAGCCGGTATCCCGCGTGCCTGCTCATGGACAGCGCGCAGTCCGGCCCGTCCCGGAACAGGTGGACGAAGCGTGCCCGCGGGAACACCCGGCGCAGCAGCGGCACCCGGTCCGACGAGTAGCCCGACCGCTCCACCACCGCCGAGGACCCGAACCGCGCGCACAGCAAGCCGAACAGTGCCTCGTAGTGGCCGGCGGCGGTGCGGGCCGGCCACCCGCGCACCTCCTTCCCCAGCTCGTCGAAGAGGCCGTCGGGGTCGTCGCTCAGGTGCGGGAGCACCATCAGGGACAGCGCCGGGATGCCGGTCGTAGCGGTCGAGAAGCGCCCCGGACGGCGGGTGTAGACGAATTCCGGCATCGGCGCCCCACTGCGGATCATCCGCTCGAACAGCGGATTCGGGTCGGCCAGCAGCCGCCAGAACGCCTCACCCGCCAGGAGGCCTTCGGGAAACCCCCGGCTCTGCACCGAGGACACCAGCTCGTTCAGACTGAGCACGTCCGGATGCGCGTTGACGATCCCCGACAGCGCGGTCGACCCGCTGCGGCCCGTCCCCACGACGAAAGTCAGCGTGCGCATCCCGTCCCACTCCTTTGACGACGGCCCGTACCGATCGCGACCAGCCTTCCCCCGCCGCCGTCTCCCGATACCGCCGGACGGCAGCCGGGCGCTTTTACCACGCAGGGGCATGGAAGTAAGGTCTCCGCATATTCGGACTGGCTGGATATGATCGGCATCCCCACCCCGCAGGGTCGTGTCGGCAGTTCCCCCATGCCCTCGTCCAGGCCCCCGTCTCCGCCGCCCCCGAGGACCGATGTCTGCGATGGCCCCCGAAGGACCGCCAACCCCGCCGCCCCCGGCCCGGCGCCGCCGCACCGTGCGCCTGCGCACGATGCTGGTCTGCCTGGCCGTCGTCCCGACCGTGGCGATGGGGGCCCAGGTCACCGTGACCGCCCAGCGGTTGCTCGCCCAGTCGGAGCACCTGCGCGCCGACGTGGAGGCCGGCGAACGGATCGGCGTACCGCTGGTCGGGCTGATGACGGAGCTGCAGGCCGAGCGGGCGGTGACGGCCGCACGGTGGGCGGGATCCTCCGTGGCCGACGAAGCGCTGCGCGAGCGGCGGGCCGCGACGGACCGCGCCGCGGCGGAGTTCCGCAAGATCGTCGGCAGCGGCGTGGGCGCCCCGGGGAGTTCCGGTCAGGGAGAGGGGCGCCTGGCCGCCGTGAGCGGGCGGCTCGACCTGCTCGCCTCCTACCGCAAGCGCGTGGACGCGCACAGCGGCAGCGCGGAACAGGCCGTCGGCTACTACACCGGCGTGATCGACGACATCATCCGCGCCTACCAGGACGAATTCAGCCACGCCGAGGACGCCGAGATCGCGCAGGAGAGCAGGCCCGCCGTGGCCCTCTTCTCCGCCGCCGAGATGGTCGCCCGCGAGGACACGGCCCTCACGCTAGCGGGCCCCTCCCGCGAACTGGCGTCCACCAGCTTCTCCCAGTTCCTCGACGCCGTCGGCACCCACCGCTACTTGTACGACACCTGGATCGTGCCGTACCTGCCGCCCGCCGAACTGACCGCTTACGACAGGCTCACCGGCTCGGAAGCCTGGCAGACCAAGCTCCGCGTCGAGAACGCCGTCATCGCCAACCACAAGGACACCGCGACCGGCGTGAAACTGCCCGCGGACGTCGACGAGTGGCCCGCCGCGCACCACGGCTTCGCCCCCCGGCTGGCCGCACTCACCACGGCCCGGGCCCAGAGCGTGCTCGCGCACGCCGACGCGAAGGCCGCCGGGCTCCAGACCGAGGTCTACTGGCTGGTCGGGGCCAGCGGCGGCACCCTGCTGCTGGTCACCGCGGTCGTCGTCCTCACCACGCGGTCGGTGCTGCGCCGCCTCAGCCGCCTGCACACCCGCACGGTCGCCATCGCCGAGGAGACCCTGCCCGAGGTGGTGGCCCGGCTCCAGCGCGGCGAGCCCGTCGACACCGGGGCACTGCCCGCCGTACACGGACGCGAGGACGAGGTCGGCCAGATCGCCGACGCCTTCGCCCGCGTCGTCGCCGTGTCCGTCGACGGGCACCGGCAACTCGCGGCCGAGCGGCACGGCTTCGGCCTCTTCGCCTCCGGCATCGCCTCGCGCACCGGGAACCTCGTCAGCCGCCAGCTCGGCCTGACCGAGGAGCTCCAGGACACCTTCGGCCACGACGAGGCGCTCCTGGCCCAGTTGATGCGGTCCGACCAGCTGACGGTGGGGATGCGGCGGCAGATCGAGAACCTGCTCATCCTCGCCGGCGGCGAGATCCCGGACCCGCACACCGAACCCATGCGCGTCGCCGACCTGCTGCGCGAGGCCGCCGCGGAGGTCGAGGACTTCCGGCGCATCGAACGGCAGGCGCTGGACGAGGCCAGCGTACGGCCGCACGTGATCAGCCAGATCAGCCACCTGCTGGCGGAACTGCTGGACAACGCCACCCGGTTCTCGCCTCCCCGGTCGAAGGTCGTCGTCCGCGCCGAACTCGTCGCCGACGGCCTCTCGGTCGAGATCGAGGACCGCGGACCGCGCGTATCGGCCGCCGGCTACGAGGCCATGAACGAACGCCTGCACTCGGCGCCGCCGTTCTCCGTCCTCGCCGAGAACGCCCACCGGCTCGGCCTCTTCGTCGTGGGCCACCTGGCCGACCAGCTCGAGGCCCGTGTCACGCTGCGCCGCTCGGTGTACGGGGGCACGGCCGCCGTGGTCATCCTGCCGGGCGGCCTGCTGCTCCCGGCCCAGGCGAAGGCCCCGGCGCCGCGACCGGCCGAGCCGAGGCCGCTGCCCGAACGGACCCCGCGCCCCGCCGTCGTACGCGGCCCCGTACCCACACCCGTACCGGAGCCCGTACCCGAGGCCGCGCCCGTACCCGCCGCCGACGCCCCGGTGGCCCTCGCGCCCGCCCCGCCGCAGCGCCCCGCGGCCGCCGCGGCCACCCCCGCGCCCGGACCCGGCGCGCGGCCGGCCCTGCCCGAGCGCGTCCCGCAGACCCACCTCACCCGGCAGCTCCGGGGCCCGCGCGCCCCGGAACCGGCGGCCGGCCGGGACCCGGAGACACCCGAAGAGGTGGCCGACGCCTGGGCCGACTACGAAGAGGGGACCAAGAAAGTGGAAGCAGAGCTCGGAGCGGACCAGCCATGACAACGACAGCCAGCGACACGATCTACGGCATCCTGGACAACAACCTGAGCAGGATCGCCGGCATCCAGGGAGCCGTGCTCCTGTCCAACGACGGGATCATGCTCAGCGCCTACCTGCTGGAGCGGGACCAGGCCGAACGCATCGCCGCCGCGTCCTCCGGCATCGCCGCCACCGTGAAGGCGATATCCCGGGAGATCGACGGCGGCCGGGTCATCCGCCAGCTCGTGGAGATGGACGACCGCTACCTCTGCGTCGTGGGCTGCGGGGAAGGCAGCACGCTCATCGTCGTCACCTCCCGCAAGGCGCGCCTCGGAGAACTGGGCGGCGAAGCCGTACGCACCGCCCAGGCACTCGGCGAATGGCTGGGAACCCCCGAGCGCACCACCCCGCCGACGCCGTAATGCCCGACCAGCCGCCGCGCCGAAGCCCCCGCCGGACACGGCTGTACGCGCTGACCGACGGCCGTACGGCCGCCGCCCCGCAGACCGTCCTCACCATGGACACCACCATCGAGGCGGCGGCCGTCGCCGACGGCGCCCACACCGGTCTGGCCACCGAATGGCGGACC contains these protein-coding regions:
- a CDS encoding response regulator transcription factor, with amino-acid sequence MTDAITAHRRTVLVVEDDPGVRSTLDQLLRFEGYRVVQAADGLQGLAAVDREEPDLALVDVVMPGLDGLSLCRTLRRRGDRLPVLVLTARDQVGDRVAGLDAGADDYLAKPFATDELLARIRALLRRTEPGPAAPGVLAAGDLVLDPGARSAVRGSLVLDLTKTEFDVLELLLTHQGAVLTRGQIYERIWGFDFDTSSRSLDVYIGYLRRKTEEGGAPRIVHTVRNVGYTVRPA
- a CDS encoding HAMP domain-containing sensor histidine kinase; the encoded protein is MLRTKITLVVVAAAGLAMLFAAFTSYRGIGVLVGDELERGLEDRAGAVVALLDAGRTPPARPGTTEQVLLADGSVRPGPASRLPVSEAAARVARTGAGSSREDVVVEGTEYGILTLPLPAGGAVMVAQSYSGAAALDRGFMWRITWTTAAATAVAALLSWWVLGRILRPVNRLVGAAHRISTTQDLEADLPPAGRDEIGRLTRSFEAMLDALRRSRAQQRQLVEDAGHELRTPLTSVRGSAELLQRARGRLAPGDEEQILATLVRETVALDDLVREVVELATDRHTGERPEAVDLAEAAEDAAHRCRRRTGRPVTVDAARGGTVYARPRAVQRCLDNLLSNAVKFSPPGSPVLVRVDGPRVQVHDRGPGIPAGQERAVFDRFHRGPGTQGTPGSGLGLAIVHELVSADGGTVFARTADGGGAVVGLRLPARAPGA
- a CDS encoding NPP1 family protein — encoded protein: MLAARPPHRPGSAPDAEPDQPEAALRTSRHIRHTRRASVAVGAALTLVLAVPQVAFAAPPPALPVNADAVELAFQPAYDYDTDGCYPTPAIGPAGVLNGGLNPTGALNGNCRDASDLANTNGYSRAACNNGWCAVAYALYFEKDQAIPGISLGGHRHDWEHVVVWIQGGEAKYVSTSAHGDFNTYPRDQIRWDGTHPKIVYHKDGVGTHCFRPANGNDEPPENHRGTWQFPALVGWSGYPATLRDKLSQADFGSAHFGLKDGSFASHLAKAKPAGIPFDPNQ
- a CDS encoding Rrf2 family transcriptional regulator; the protein is MSASSRMTVATHTLTWMARVCPQRPGGIVTSEQIAASVATNPVVIRRTLGSLRDAGLVESQRGRGAGWRLARAPESITLRDVHLAVEPDPLIPLHASPPNRDCPVARGIPAVLRGVYDRAEEAMKAELAAVTVADVARATVPGS
- a CDS encoding DUF4436 family protein produces the protein MAPTWDPRSPRRSGTSLLPVLLPIAVLIVVAVGVGSWLQFSERQALDRVHTAGSAAADRVDVRATVQRVDAASRELVLRVRVTPRGTLGEEDGSAPVADLGLQTSAATLGDLAFRAHERITTRDVQVALTAGSISDYPFDSYETDIEFWAVLDGRQVPVRMLFSNNDSLFAVDAAPAGSPREAALAVGLERSGSLLVFAVFMMAVMWALAASVLIGAWYLTTRGEGLVWPALAWMAATLFALAAFRNTAPGTPPIGCVLDWFAFLWAETVIALCLLAVVVTGVRAALRPDEDAA
- a CDS encoding GNAT family N-acetyltransferase, coding for MKDRTRVITTERLRLRPLTEADADWWVGLHADEEVNRFVGGYTPEQAAARLRAIQDQWERRGHGLCAVELRGTGELIGRSGLNWWEQFDETEIGWTFARAHWGRGYATEAAEAVLAWGFGTLRLQRITAMIHHGNTASTAVASRLGFARLREDTVLDRPCTVFALDREDFASR
- a CDS encoding alpha/beta fold hydrolase, encoding MKGTGVLRRAGLVAGAAALLFSTLPAVTAAAAGGTARPTWCPTVEGHRVDCGSATRPLVSGDPALGTVDVAYAVVRHRSPGPAKGTVAVNPGGPGEVAIDRAPVFGEVLRDLLGDHDLLLVDPRGTGRSQRMPCGVTDAEYRLGTREQQRDAVTRCAANLGPRARGYTTAATADDLDAIRARLGVDGLTLYGLSYGTYLMPVYASRHPGHVRNVVLSGAYPLAFDPLNRPGAQAVSLSLRRICERSAARPEAGGRPACDGDKAVRDLAATAAALRERPVDVDVPLEGAAPFRMRLTEGKLAGLVYEGASREVGADPGGPSLLGGLPHALDRFTAGDRGPLLDLVRAEGSTGSAEDQAPYIAVVCNDYRKPWKAAAPLPERWRQYREALAATRPGAFGAFSPAGYLEGPTDGGDVCIGWPRENTAGPQPTHPRMPDVPVLVLSGDLDANTPDANGRQAARQFRDSRFVSVRNTGHVPEMERSGCVVDLSTRFIRTGRTGDTGCAKAVEPISVTPVRR